The sequence below is a genomic window from Salvelinus namaycush isolate Seneca chromosome 2, SaNama_1.0, whole genome shotgun sequence.
TTCAGAAATTGCAGCGCAAATATAATCttcagatttcaagtaacagacacatctcaacatcaactgttcagaggagactgcaagaaatgaggccttcatggtcgaattgctgcaaaaaaacacTGCCAaccaccaataagaagagacctgcttgggccaagaaacacgagcaatggaccttaaaccggtggaaatctgtcctttagtctgatgagtccaaatttgagatttttggttccaaccgtcatgtctttttgagacgcagagtaggtgaacggatgatctccacatgtgtggttcccaccgtgaagcatggaggaggaggtgtgatggtgctttgctggtgacactgatttatttagaattcaaaacacacttaaccagcatggctaccacagcattctgcagcgataagaCATAcgacatctggtttgcgcttagtgggactatcatttgtttttcaacaggacaatgacccaaaacacacctccaggctgtgtaagggctattttatttgaccaagaatgagagtgatggagtgctgcatcagatgacctggcctccacaaatcacccgacctcaacccaattgagatggtttgggatgagttggaccgcagagtgaaggaaaagcagccaacaagtgctcagcgtaaGTTCAACACCAacactgttgaaaaagcattccaggtgactacctcatgaagctggttgagagaatgcaaagtgtgttcaaagctgtcatcaaggcaaagtactttgaatctcaaatatattttggtttgtttaacacttttttggttactacatgattccatatgcgttatttcattgtagaataaaaactatgtagaaaatagtaaaaataaagaaaaacccttgaatgtgtaagtgtgtccaaacttttgactggtactgtatgtatgggaTGGCTATGCCATAAAACACCTGATAGATGAAAGGATTGGTGATAAAAGTACAGGAAATTCAGAGGGGTGATGTCCTTTGTTTACCTTCAGAGTCGCGGTGCTCCTCGTAGAGTGTTCGCAGCTCATCCTCTTCCTCTGGCGTCCATTTTGCTTTCTTCTTAGACCCCTCTCTGAGACAAGCATGAGAACAATAAATGACTTTTAAAAATGGACACCTTGAAAAGCATTAAGTGTAGGAGCACACACACTTATTTAATTGACACccaggcgcgcacacacaccctTCTCCAGGCTTGCTGTAGCCCTCTGTCATCTCGCGTACAGCTCCCACACTCTTCCAGAAGAGCAGCTCTACAAAAGCCTTGTTGTTTTTAGCCGCCAGGGCAAAGAAACGGTTCAGCACAAACTTAGCAAAGGTCACCAGCTCCTATAGGAGGAAGAGAAAAATATTGGAACATGTAAGTGTATTAGATTCCATGTGCCTTGGTTACAGGATTTTATATCCGAAGGGACTTGACATCAATTAATGTAATTTGAGTTACATCTCCGGTAAAGATTCAGACATTCATTAGCCCGAAGATGGTCCGCTCGCTTACAAATgcactcgtcttttcagttcatCGGTTCATTAATTCAACTTCAAAACGGCATCACAATCATTCCTCCACTACGTGTGAGATTACACTAGAGAACTCCCAAGGTGGCACACATCTACCCCAGTGTTTTGGTGATTCAGGTTAATTCATTAAGCACAAAACAGGCCGAAACAGAGAGGGACTAGCTGAACTTGTCTAATAAACACTATTTTTAATTTTCCGTTGCAACATTTTGCTACGGTGTTCCCTAACGAACGGGACCCTGGTGTACCTTATAGGCAGCGGCGGCAGGGTCTCCGAGGATCTTGTTGAAGAGGCAGAAGACAGAAAGCTGGAAGAGCAGGGCATCCATCTTAAGGTCGACAGCCAGGCGGTGCAGCATGCGCGTGATGCAGTGGTTGGTGTGGGGGGAGTTCTGGGAGTAGGACCGGAGCAGGAGCAGGTAGGGACGTACGATGTTGGGGTTGGCAAACCTGGTAGGCAGGGCACATTGGGCAGTGAAGAGTTAAAACGGTCCGTGTTATCACAGGGCAAATGGAGTGTCTGTGGCTTATTCATTACAGTTTTACCATGGTctgttttataaaaataaaaaaatcactagTTCTTCGCATTCAGGAGACTGACACGGAGGCCCCGGTGATGCAAATCTGAGATCACGTGTACTGTAAACACTGAATTTGTGTCCCTCACCTCTTGATGAAGTCCAGGAAGTTGAACTCTGTCTCAGACACACGTACAGACTCCAGCTCTTCctcctccaactctccatcctcctcctcctccatcccaggTTCAGGGGGAGGTGGCcctcaaaataaaacaaaaacagtgTTTCTTAATCTACTTTATTTTTGTAGATATTAATGCATCTGCTACTATACACGTCAGATTAAATCATATTGATCCCATATTTGATCAATTACCACCACAGACCAGTGATGTAGTCAAGTCACCAAACCTCGAGTCTAAGTCGAGTCCCAAGTACCTAGTGTTCGAGTCCGAGTCCTTTATACTCAAGTCACTTGGTAGTACTAAAAGCTGCAGTCCAACCATTTTAAAGGTAGATTTTGTTACATTGTTGCACATTTGTAAGGCTAACCACATAATACAGCTATATAACATTTGCTGTTGTAGCTAGTATGTTTAATTATACAAAAGAGAGATTTTCTGACAAAGTCACCACTGGTCGAGTCCTAGTCGAGTTACTTGTCATGAAAATTGTGAATCAAGTCAGAGTCAAGTcgagtcctggactcgagtactacaacAGTGCCACAGAGACACTCACTGGGCAGGTTGGCAATGAGGATCTGTTTGAGGAGCTCCAGTTCCTCCTCTGGCTCCACATCAGCTGAACCAAACACATCCCCCTCTGGCCACACCTCCCTATGATAGAAATATAGAAAGAGAATTATGACAACCATCATTTTTTGTTATTGCAAAGTGAATGGCCCAAAAGTAGTCTCAGATCAAGATGCTGTTTTGAGTATTGGTGGATCGACCCACGTGGATGTAGGGCACTTTGAGTTTAAGAAAAGCACTACCATATGTACatgtaaaatttaaaaaaataaataataatattgtagTGTTCAATGGCAGATGCATCTATAACCAACTTCCCCAAAAGAAGTCTATGGAAGCAGAGTCAGATTGAGTGTGTGACTGACCTCGCGGCTCGTAGCAGGCCCAGAGCCTCAGGGCCCCATCTGTTGAGCAGGGCATCCTGGACACGCACCATGGCCTCAGTCCTCTGCTCCTCCAGGGGAATCTCAGACGCAGCGTCAAATGGCACAGCGCCCTCTGTCAGAGCCTCCGACAACTGCAGCCATACAGACAGACCCAGATTTAGCACTCACACATACTAACAGCAACACACTAGGGTTGCATCTCAATAGATTAAACAGTCTTCCTCTACTTGTCTCCTGTcctccatctgcactgatctaCACATACAATAGGGGAAAGCCATATGGCATTTGCTTTCACCAGTGAATATTATGAAGGAAacgagacaaggagaggaagccactttagacGACTGAGATGCAGCCATGAACTCTTCCCTAGCTGCTTGTTAACAGTGTAATGCTACAACATGAAGCCATGAAAGCACCAAGCAACAATCTGCCTCAGTAAATGGAATGGAGTCTGGTGGTGAGTAGacgagacaagctagctgctccATGTGTTAACTGTCCCCTGGCTGATCCCTAAGGCTGATCCCCAACAGTGACCTGAAAGCTAATGGCCCTCAGCTCCTCTGCCACGGCCCCCCACGTCTCCTCCAGTGCCTCAGGGGTGGTCTCTGCTGCAGTCGGATTCTTCCGGCCCTTAGACTTCTTACTCTTCACACGCTTCTTCTGCAGGAGGAGGGAAGCAGAGTTGGATAACAGAAAATAAATCATATGAAGTGGAACTGAATCGACATATAGCCAAGATACCCATGTGTAACTTTGTTGGTcatttattttgtaaataacgAACTGTAGGGCTGTCATTTGATGCATGTTCAAGTCAACAATAATCCATTTTCAGAAACATATTTGACGAAAGAAAGTTCAGCAACTTCACTATTTGACAAAATATCACCTTGCACTTATATCTGTTTAATGGTAGAGAGTGAGGCTCACCTGCACCACCAGGTTGTTGCGTCCCTTGCAGAAGCGCTCCAGCATGCGCAAGAAGAGGTGGGTGGACTCCAACAGGTCCCTGAGGAATGTGCGCGGCTGCTTGGTCTCATCAAACTTCCTCAGCAGGGTCAagaagatctctctgtactccaTCAGGTAGAAAATGTTACCTGGAGGGGAAACGGAGGATTTAGATGTTTCGTTTAGAAAAATCTATGAAAGAGGAAAcaaagaagagaagaggaaacgacaagaggtggagagaagagcgGAAGACCAGAGAAGCGTCTCACTCTTGATGACGTTCGCGCTCTGTCTGATGTTCTCGTCTCGGGAGCGGTCCATCTCGTTCACCGTCAGCAGCAGCTCCTGGTACGCCTTCAGAGCCAGGTGCATCCTGGAAGAAACATGCAAAAATGTATTTCTTACACGTTCAAAGCCAGAGATACACAGAAATGTACAAGCCATCCATGTGGGCTCCATACGGTACACGATGATAACATTTTAATTAGACTTCCAAAACTTTTAGTGCCAACATGGCTCCCTTAAAACAATAACCCTGTTTGCCACACCCACCTACGGGACCAGGACGTGGCCTCCTTGCGGTCGGTGAGCATCATCTCGTAGTAATTGGTGATGTTACGCTCAATGAAGTGGAAGGCACGGATGGACATTGTCTCGGAGACCAGGTCGGCACGGAAACCGTTGCCGCGGTTAAAGGCCATGAAGAAGCTGAGAGACCATAGGTAGTAGGTCTCGTCGTGCTGCTGCGCCTGTTCCCTGATCAGTCCCTCCTGTGGaagcagacagagagaccagCTGTGAGTGATGTAGCAAACTGCACTGAGCTCAGATCTGTTTGCATAGATAGGACTGAGAGTCTGTAATGTGACCGCTGTGGCTAAACAGGCCTCAAACCACAAGTGTGAAGAATGTTATCTTGTGCAACAAGATAGGGCTTTATTCAATCAAAATGTGGTAACTGAGTTTCTGAGACAAATTTCTTTTCCCCCCGACACTATTTCACCATCCAAACACACCTTCTCGCTGTGCAGGTCGAATGTTGCTTTTGACTGGGCCAGGAACCCAGTTACTCAATTTGGATTTAACTGGATTCACAATGTTACACAGCAACTTCCAGGAAAATATGGTTATTTTCAATCTTTCAGAATTACAGTCAGAGTCCCTGTCTACCAATAATCTCTCCTTCCCAAAGtttgcacttgttcacttcctttcaaggataaaaaaagaaagacagacagactggtatATGGGAACTCCCTCTAGGCCAGTCTTATTCAAACTTTTTACAGCAGTCTTATTCAAACTTTTTAAGCGGGGACGGAATTTAACAAGAATTTCTCGCCCCACCAAAAAAAGTATAACATttctttaataaaaaaataaaaaaaattaaaataaattttTCCATTGACAAATAACATTCAATTAACTTTTATCtaaaagaaaccaataaatacatttactcaataaaattgtatttattttctttaaaaggtgcaatatgcagaaatcgctcctcAATATCTTTCAATAACCCCAATGAttttattttcagctgtttgaagctggtgtacaaaacagaAAGCAAGATGCAAAAACATTTacgaatgggaagcatagaagcAGAGCACATTAAACAGATCTACCGCGTCAAACTTGCTTTCAACAAGAATGACAGATCTAGAACTCACATTTATATGTGAATTTAGTCccgtcgcccaaaaagttacatactgCAGCTTTAAATCTTGGCGACCCCACTGACCCAGACTTTGAGTACAACTGCTCTGGGCCAGGCCAACATGCTTTTAAATATGATGAGGAGTAATGAACGAGTACACACTTCAGGAGGCAGGACAGATTATTGTGACGCACACCCTATATTGGGCAGTATACCCCCTCCAGTGTGATAGTAATTTTTTTGGCCACCATGCAGTGTTGTGACCCCTTCTCCTCACCATGACCAGGTACATGAGGCGATTATAGCAGTTCTCCAGGAAGTCCAAGCAGAACTCGCGCAGGAAGAGGCGCACGTTGAGGGCCGAGCGGCGTTTGCCCTCTGAGTCTCGAGCGTGCAGCTTCCGCTTGGGCACACGTCTCACCGCCTTGCCTTCATCGTGGGTGTAGTTCTTGAACTAGGACCAAAGACATGTAAGAAGGGACCGGTAGGATAACGAGTAAGGACAGATTTAACTACTTGACATTTCAGCTTGGAAATGCAAATGTTGGTTTTTCCATTCGTTAAAATATCTTTGACCTTTATCTAGGAAACCTGCTTCAAATGCCAACTCCCCGGTAATACAATTTTGGGGCACTGCTCTAGGTTTTCACACTCACGTTGTGAAGGCCTCGGTGGTAGATCACATCTTTCTCGCCAATGGACTTGAGTCCCTGAACCACATACGAGCCTCCAAAGCGAGAGTGTCTGAAGGAGAGGGAAAGGCATCAGACAATTATGAAAGTATTTTTTACCTGGCATCTCTccagagcagtggaggctgctgagggtaggaaggctcataataatggctggaatgggggAAATGGAATGGcttcaaacacatagaaaccatgtatTTTGATTCCATTCCACTTATCCCGATTCAGCCATTAtcacaagcctgtcctccccaattaaggtgccaccaacctcctgtgctctaGAGCATATCACACTCTCTTCAACTGCTCTGAGGTCAGTTTGTATCTAATCTACCTCTAAAGAGCATGTCTCGCTGAGAAAAACTGCCGAGATCAGTGTAGTTACCGGGTTCCTCTCTGGAGGGTGCGGCTGCGTTTCTCCGCTTGCTCTTTTTGTCGTAGTGCCTCCAGCTCCTGggcatctctctgtttctcctgaGATGAACGAGCCTGACCCGCACTCACCAGGAGTTCCGGCGTCTGCAGGGAGGGATAACATAGAATCAGAATCAATAGAATGGACCCTTTCATTAAAATTAATATTCTGTGGGCTGTGTATCAGCAGCCATATTGGGTGTAGCAGAAGCTGGAATGTTTGATTAATTCtaagccttttagatcataatgcaTAAGATTACACAGACAGGTACCTAGTCCTAGATCAGCAATCCTACTCTGCGACACGTTATGGATATGGGCCCAGGTGTCTCCCTCTCTGGTCTCACCTGGTCTCTGAACATGAGGGAGATGACCTCCAGCACATGCATGCTCCACTGCTGCTCGCTCTGTGCAGAGGCCAGGAACTTGATCAGGTCGTCCAGACCACTCATGTGGATGGCCCACAGCAACTTGTCATGCACACTGGCATCATCATCCACGTTCTACAGCCATAccagaggagaaaggagggaggaagcAGAAAAGGataggagatggggaggagatagggagagggaaaaagggaagaggtaggtagagagagagaagagatgcaaGAGAAAGAAATAAAGGATGGGGAGTAGTGAAAGGTAGGAAAACAGAAAAGacagtgagaaaaagagagagttcAATACGATGAGAGATTGACAGATGAACCAAGGAAAAACAGCAGGGTCTGCTGCCTGGGAATGTACTGAACTGGGTCACAGCACCACCTGACACAGTGAACTCTGACCTTCTCCTCGTAGGGGTCAGCGGGGACATGCAGTACATTCCTGACCAGCAGCAGAATCCTCTCAATCAGCAGGTTGTCCTCCTCCTGCCTCTGCTCCCAGTCCTGACCGACAGAGacagataaagggagagagaatAATTTAACACAGGGCCACTGCTTCTCACTCGTATTTTTGGAAAAGACCAGGATTATTTGTGGAGGACTCCATTCTGTGGTGTTGTAGTCTGAAAGTGCAACACTCACCAGTTGCAACAGGTTGTACAGGGTCTCACTCAGAACTCCAAATACCTTTTCATTGGCAAAAGCCTGAGGAAAGGGAGAGACAAGGAGACGAGTCAACCATACACATCATACTGCTACATACAATCATACCGTattcctccctcttcccccttaGTGGGCTCAAATAGATAATCACAGaggatgtgttccaaatggccCCAATAGAGCTCTGgtaaaaggtagtgcactataaaagggaataCGTTGTAGGTCTGGgcgatatatatatacactgctcaaaaaaataaagggaacacttaaacaacacaatgtaactccaagtcaatcacacttctgtgaaatcaaactgtccacttaggaagcaacactgattgacaatacatttcacatgctgttgtgcaaatggaatagacaaaaggtggaaattataggcaattagtaagacacccccaaaaaaggaatggttctgcaggtggtgaccacagaccacttctcagttcctatgcttcctggctgatgttttggtcacttttgaatgctggcggtgctttcactctagtggtagcatgagacggagtctacaacccacacaagtggctcaggtagtgcagttcatccaggatggcacatcaatgcgagctgtggcaaaaaggtttgctgtgtctgtcagcgtagtgtccagagcatggaggcgctaccaggagacaggccagtacatcaggagacgtggaggaggccgtaggagggcaacaacccagcagcaggaccgctacctccgcctttgtgcaaggaggtgcactgccagagccctgcaaaatgacctccagcaggccacaaatgtgcatgtgtctgctcaaacggtcagaaacagactccatgagggtggtatgagggcccgacgtccacaggtgggggttgtgcttacagcccaacaccgtgcaggacatttggcatttgccagagaacaccaagattggcaaattcgccactggcgccctgtgctcttcacagatgaaagcaggttcacactgagcacatgagtacatgtgacagacgtgacagagtctggagacgccgtggagaacgttctgctgcctgcaacatcctccagcatgaccggtttggcggtgggtcagtcatggtgtggggtggcatttctttgtggggccgcacagccctccatgtgctcgccagaggtagcctgactgccattaggtaccgagatgagatcctcagaccccttgtgagaccatatgctgacacatgcacatttgtggcctgctggaggtcattttgcagggctctggcagtgcacctccttgcacaaaggcggaggtagcggtcctgctgctgggttgttgccctcctacggcctcctccacgtctcctgatgtactggcctgtctcctggtagcgcctccatgctctggacactacgctgacagacacagcaaacctttttgccacagctcgcattgatgtgccatcctggatgaactgcactacctgagccacttgtgtgggttgtagactccgtctcatgctaccactagagtgaaagcaccgccagcattcaaaagtgaccaaaacatcagccaggaagcataggaactgagaagtggtctgtggtcaccacctgcagaaccattccttttttgggggtgtcttactaattgcctataatttccaccttttgtctattccatttgcacaacagcatgtgaaatttattgtcaatcagtgttgcttcctaagtggacagtttgatttcacagaagtgtgattgacttggagttacattgtgttgtttaagtgttcccttcatttttttgagcagtgtatatacacac
It includes:
- the timeless gene encoding protein timeless homolog, with the translated sequence MDLYVMNCELLATCSALGYLEGDTYHKEPDCLESVKDLIRYLRHEDDTRDTRQQLGAGQILQNDLLPIITQYSQDKALFDACIRLMVNLTQPALLCFGKVPDDPTVRHHFLEVVSYLQAYKEAFANEKVFGVLSETLYNLLQLDWEQRQEEDNLLIERILLLVRNVLHVPADPYEEKNVDDDASVHDKLLWAIHMSGLDDLIKFLASAQSEQQWSMHVLEVISLMFRDQTPELLVSAGQARSSQEKQRDAQELEALRQKEQAEKRSRTLQRGTRHSRFGGSYVVQGLKSIGEKDVIYHRGLHNFKNYTHDEGKAVRRVPKRKLHARDSEGKRRSALNVRLFLREFCLDFLENCYNRLMYLVMEGLIREQAQQHDETYYLWSLSFFMAFNRGNGFRADLVSETMSIRAFHFIERNITNYYEMMLTDRKEATSWSRRMHLALKAYQELLLTVNEMDRSRDENIRQSANVIKSNIFYLMEYREIFLTLLRKFDETKQPRTFLRDLLESTHLFLRMLERFCKGRNNLVVQKKRVKSKKSKGRKNPTAAETTPEALEETWGAVAEELRAISFQLSEALTEGAVPFDAASEIPLEEQRTEAMVRVQDALLNRWGPEALGLLRAAREVWPEGDVFGSADVEPEEELELLKQILIANLPRPPPPEPGMEEEEDGELEEEELESVRVSETEFNFLDFIKRFANPNIVRPYLLLLRSYSQNSPHTNHCITRMLHRLAVDLKMDALLFQLSVFCLFNKILGDPAAAAYKELVTFAKFVLNRFFALAAKNNKAFVELLFWKSVGAVREMTEGYSKPGEGEGSKKKAKWTPEEEDELRTLYEEHRDSEVPDIVETLLPLLSNTTLTRRQVVAQLVAMGLVDSVKDLKKQRKGTRIVLWTEEQEEELQMLFEEFRDSDDVLGNILKKVTAKRSRARLVEKLLSMGLVSDRRELHKKRRRNPNAPGKSAAMRMTEEEFLADLTGGLTEEPMDGDEDEEEDEEESEGEERERRAPAARGRKSWMAERESMVEKNASLRTMVYTLRHEGMSGPLLWLQNCLNRTADDREEEGLFQPVPIVPLTEENEDAMEKKSFQRLLQKIGVRAPADEQESFWRIPAQMRPSQLRGAAEVLSPSQDALAAGAEESEQPTPGSPIQEQQQGEADSHEQRAQALRALLLARKMKQPSASAEHTDFTPVEDIDSDSAPQRSSEKKTSTKRRRVVLDSDEDEEDSPLTMDLGADGDADSDREAHSAPAKRKRQRVLIDDDEDD